A window of Polaromonas hydrogenivorans contains these coding sequences:
- a CDS encoding TA system antitoxin ParD family protein encodes MTSPSTGFSSVKLPAALVQQARAAAQPLRRSVAGQVEYWATLGRVVEHSGLTAQEARAAIEGYEAAAKKSREKEPDSLDALKMRVLAASTSGVLQTHIRTIVEDNRQQAVQRAAA; translated from the coding sequence ATGACCTCGCCATCCACCGGTTTTTCATCCGTCAAACTCCCTGCCGCCCTGGTGCAGCAAGCCCGCGCGGCGGCCCAGCCGCTGCGTCGCTCCGTCGCCGGCCAGGTCGAATACTGGGCCACGCTGGGCCGGGTCGTCGAGCACAGCGGCCTGACGGCGCAGGAGGCGCGGGCGGCAATTGAAGGCTACGAGGCGGCGGCGAAAAAGTCGCGCGAAAAAGAACCCGATTCGCTGGACGCACTGAAAATGCGGGTGCTCGCGGCCAGCACCAGCGGAGTTTTGCAAACCCATATCCGCACCATTGTTGAAGATAACCGCCAGCAGGCCGTGCAACGGGCTGCTGCTTGA
- a CDS encoding aminopeptidase P N-terminal domain-containing protein, producing MSTQLSPSAAYAVYAKRRAAIGRALIKAGGGVALLPTAPELPRNRDSDFPYRHDSYFYYLTGFGEPGAWLAIEASGKTVKSTLFCRPKDLEREIWDGIRLGPQAAPAALGVDAAFSLDALDDKMPELLANQNAVWFPFATHKGLETQVDGWLNKVRARVRLGAECPQSQHDLCKLLDEMRLFKDSHEISILRRAGQISAAAHVRAMQTSAAMLRANVKGGLREYHLEAELLHEFRRQGSEFPAYTSIVAAGANACVLHYRAGNAELKSGQLCLIDAGCELDGYASDITRTFPADGKFSPAQRILYDIVQASQEAAIAVTRPGNRFIDPHNAATRVLVEGMLDTGLLAKAKHGTVDDVLESGAYRQFYMHRTGHWMGMDVHDCGDYTEPGSQPHEEKDALGQKVMRKPSRILKPGMVLTVEPGLYVRPAKGVPKKFWDIGIRIEDDALVTAQGCELMTRGVPVKADEIEALMRG from the coding sequence ATGAGCACCCAATTGAGCCCTTCGGCCGCCTATGCCGTCTATGCCAAACGCCGCGCCGCCATTGGCCGCGCCTTGATCAAGGCCGGCGGCGGCGTGGCCCTGCTGCCCACCGCGCCCGAGTTGCCGCGCAACCGCGACAGCGACTTTCCGTACCGCCACGACAGCTATTTTTATTACCTGACCGGCTTTGGCGAGCCCGGTGCGTGGCTGGCCATCGAGGCCAGCGGCAAAACGGTCAAAAGCACGCTGTTTTGCCGGCCCAAGGATCTGGAACGCGAGATCTGGGACGGCATCCGGCTCGGCCCCCAGGCCGCGCCCGCCGCGCTGGGCGTCGATGCCGCCTTCAGCCTGGATGCGCTCGACGACAAGATGCCCGAACTGCTGGCCAACCAGAACGCCGTGTGGTTTCCGTTCGCCACGCACAAGGGCCTGGAAACCCAGGTCGATGGCTGGCTGAACAAGGTTCGCGCCCGCGTGCGCCTGGGCGCCGAATGCCCGCAAAGCCAGCACGATCTGTGCAAGCTGCTCGACGAAATGCGGCTGTTCAAGGACAGCCACGAAATTTCCATCCTGCGGCGCGCCGGGCAGATTTCCGCCGCCGCCCATGTGCGCGCCATGCAGACCTCCGCCGCGATGCTGCGCGCCAACGTCAAAGGCGGCCTGCGCGAATACCACCTGGAAGCCGAGTTGCTGCACGAGTTCCGCCGCCAGGGCTCTGAATTCCCGGCTTACACCAGCATCGTCGCGGCGGGCGCCAACGCCTGCGTGCTGCACTACCGCGCCGGCAACGCCGAACTGAAATCCGGCCAGCTCTGCCTGATCGACGCCGGCTGCGAACTGGACGGCTACGCCAGCGACATCACCCGCACCTTTCCGGCCGATGGCAAGTTCAGCCCGGCGCAGCGGATTCTCTATGACATCGTGCAGGCGTCGCAGGAAGCCGCGATTGCGGTCACCCGGCCGGGCAACCGTTTCATCGACCCGCACAACGCCGCCACGCGGGTGCTGGTCGAAGGCATGCTCGACACCGGTTTGCTGGCCAAAGCGAAGCACGGCACGGTCGATGACGTGCTGGAGTCGGGCGCCTACCGGCAGTTCTACATGCACCGCACCGGCCACTGGATGGGCATGGACGTGCACGACTGCGGCGACTACACCGAGCCCGGCAGCCAGCCGCATGAAGAAAAGGATGCGCTTGGCCAGAAGGTCATGCGCAAGCCTTCGCGCATCCTGAAACCCGGCATGGTGCTGACGGTCGAGCCCGGCCTGTACGTGCGTCCGGCCAAGGGCGTGCCGAAAAAATTCTGGGACATAGGCATCCGCATCGAGGACGACGCACTGGTGACGGCCCAGGGCTGCGAGCTGATGACGCGCGGCGTGCCGGTGAAGGCGGACGAGATCGAGGCCCTGATGCGCGGCTGA
- a CDS encoding amino acid ABC transporter ATP-binding protein, with product MTLQTNPSKTIPLVDIRGLRKRYGTNEVLKGIDLQIERREVVCIIGKSGSGKSTLLRCINGLEEFQEGVLTVHGQALKINDPHAMRELRQNVGMIFQSFNLFPHLTVGQNVMLAPMLVKALPKAEARRRAEQLLARVGLAEKFDHRPEQLSGGQQQRVAIARALAMNPEVLLCDEVTSALDPELVGEVLQVVEDLAEQGMTLMLVTHEMNFARKVSDRVVFMHQGKVHEMGPPEVLFSRPKTPELQQFLSAL from the coding sequence ATGACCCTGCAAACAAACCCATCCAAGACCATTCCCCTGGTGGACATCCGTGGCCTGCGCAAGCGCTACGGCACGAACGAAGTCCTCAAGGGCATCGACCTGCAGATAGAGCGCCGCGAGGTGGTCTGCATCATCGGCAAGAGCGGCTCGGGCAAGAGCACGCTGCTGCGCTGCATCAACGGCCTGGAGGAGTTCCAGGAAGGCGTGCTCACGGTGCATGGCCAGGCGCTGAAGATCAACGACCCGCACGCCATGCGCGAGCTGCGCCAGAACGTGGGCATGATCTTCCAGAGCTTCAACCTGTTTCCGCACCTGACGGTCGGCCAGAACGTGATGCTCGCGCCCATGCTGGTCAAGGCGCTTCCCAAAGCTGAAGCCCGCCGGCGCGCCGAGCAGCTGCTGGCGCGGGTCGGGCTGGCGGAAAAGTTTGACCACCGCCCCGAGCAGCTCTCGGGCGGGCAGCAGCAGCGCGTGGCCATTGCCCGCGCGCTGGCCATGAACCCCGAGGTGCTGCTCTGCGATGAAGTCACCTCCGCGCTGGACCCCGAGCTTGTCGGCGAGGTGCTGCAAGTCGTGGAAGACCTGGCGGAGCAAGGCATGACCCTGATGCTGGTGACGCACGAGATGAACTTTGCCCGCAAGGTCAGTGATCGCGTGGTCTTTATGCACCAGGGAAAAGTTCATGAAATGGGGCCGCCAGAGGTGCTTTTCAGCCGTCCGAAAACGCCGGAACTGCAGCAATTCCTGTCGGCCCTGTGA
- a CDS encoding amidase, whose amino-acid sequence MHSPTFTTTSARAALDARHSSSLALTEAALDRIADPAGEGAHAFTQVFAERAVRLAQSSDSLRDAGLRRSPLEGLPVSVKDLFDVAGKPTTAGSTVLRDAPAAAQDAGAVQRLLAAGAVLVGKTNMTEFAYSGLGINPHYGTPANPWQRHEQRIPGGSSSGAAVAVADGMCLASVGSDTGGSARIPAALCGITGFKPTARRMPSTGLVPLSPTLDAVGVLAADVAGCAAMDAVLSGSLGATRPARLAQARFAVPTTLVQDGMDAEVAAAFQHALQRLSAAGAQLVELAVPEFDELAGINAAGGFSAAESWAWHADLVERRGAGYDPRVLSRILRGRDFSARAYIGLFAQRADWQRRVAARLGEFDGWLMPTVPLVAPRIAELADEARYFSVNGAMLRNPSIVNFIDGCAISLPCHPPGGAPVGLSLAGPAMADAALLGWAAAIETTLNFQH is encoded by the coding sequence ATGCATTCCCCCACATTCACCACGACCAGCGCACGCGCCGCCCTGGATGCCAGGCACAGCAGTTCGCTGGCGCTGACCGAAGCGGCCCTGGACCGCATCGCCGACCCCGCCGGCGAGGGCGCGCACGCGTTCACGCAGGTCTTTGCCGAACGTGCCGTGCGCCTGGCGCAGTCCTCGGACAGCTTGCGCGACGCGGGCCTGCGGCGTTCGCCGCTCGAAGGCTTGCCGGTCTCCGTCAAGGATCTGTTCGACGTGGCCGGCAAGCCCACGACGGCCGGCTCCACGGTGCTGCGCGATGCGCCCGCTGCGGCGCAGGACGCCGGCGCGGTGCAGCGCCTGCTGGCGGCGGGCGCGGTCCTGGTCGGCAAGACCAACATGACCGAATTCGCCTACTCCGGGCTGGGCATCAACCCCCACTACGGCACCCCGGCCAACCCGTGGCAGCGGCACGAGCAGCGCATCCCCGGCGGCTCATCGTCGGGCGCTGCGGTGGCGGTGGCTGACGGCATGTGCCTTGCCAGCGTCGGCAGCGACACCGGCGGCTCGGCGCGCATCCCTGCTGCCCTGTGCGGCATCACCGGCTTCAAGCCCACGGCGCGGCGCATGCCGTCCACCGGGCTGGTGCCGCTGTCGCCCACGCTGGACGCGGTCGGCGTGCTGGCCGCCGATGTGGCGGGCTGCGCGGCCATGGATGCGGTGCTCTCCGGCAGCCTTGGTGCCACCCGGCCGGCGCGCCTGGCGCAAGCCCGCTTCGCCGTTCCCACCACGCTGGTGCAAGACGGCATGGACGCCGAGGTGGCCGCAGCCTTTCAGCACGCGCTGCAGCGTTTGTCTGCCGCAGGCGCGCAGCTGGTGGAACTGGCGGTGCCCGAATTTGACGAACTGGCAGGCATCAATGCCGCAGGCGGCTTTAGCGCGGCGGAGTCTTGGGCCTGGCATGCCGACCTGGTGGAGCGGCGCGGCGCGGGCTACGACCCACGGGTGCTGTCGCGCATTTTGCGTGGGCGGGACTTCTCGGCCCGGGCTTACATCGGGCTGTTTGCGCAGCGCGCCGACTGGCAACGCCGGGTCGCCGCGCGCCTGGGCGAGTTTGACGGCTGGCTGATGCCCACCGTGCCGCTGGTCGCGCCGCGCATTGCCGAGCTGGCCGACGAGGCGCGGTACTTTTCGGTCAACGGCGCCATGCTGCGCAACCCGTCGATTGTCAATTTCATCGACGGCTGCGCCATTTCCCTCCCCTGCCACCCGCCCGGCGGCGCCCCGGTCGGCCTGAGCCTGGCCGGCCCGGCCATGGCCGATGCCGCCCTCCTGGGCTGGGCCGCGGCTATCGAAACCACCCTGAATTTCCAGCATTAA
- a CDS encoding amino acid ABC transporter permease, whose translation MVDFSLWDIVRNLLLALRWTVALSLIAFAGGGIVGLVLLIARLSKLPGAARCVALYVQVFQGTPLLMQLFLTYFGLSMLGVNTSALVAASVCLTLYASAYLTEIWRGCVLSIPRGQWEAAASLAMNFGEQLRHIVLPQAARIAIGPTVGFLIQIIKGTALASVIGFVEITKAGQMIANATYEPFLVYGCVGLMYFALCFPLSVWSRNLERKLSPRR comes from the coding sequence ATGGTCGATTTTTCCTTGTGGGACATCGTGCGCAACCTCCTGCTGGCCTTGCGCTGGACGGTGGCGCTGTCGCTGATTGCCTTTGCGGGCGGCGGCATCGTCGGGCTGGTGCTGCTCATCGCCAGGCTCTCGAAGCTGCCGGGCGCCGCGCGCTGCGTTGCGCTGTATGTGCAGGTGTTTCAGGGAACGCCGCTGCTGATGCAGCTGTTCCTGACTTATTTCGGGCTGTCGATGCTGGGCGTCAACACCTCGGCGCTGGTGGCCGCCTCGGTCTGCCTGACGCTTTACGCCAGCGCCTACCTGACCGAAATCTGGCGCGGCTGCGTGCTGTCGATTCCACGCGGCCAGTGGGAAGCGGCGGCCAGCCTGGCGATGAATTTCGGCGAGCAGCTGCGCCACATCGTGCTGCCGCAGGCCGCGCGCATTGCCATCGGCCCGACGGTCGGCTTCCTGATCCAGATCATCAAGGGAACGGCGCTGGCCTCGGTGATCGGTTTCGTGGAAATCACCAAGGCCGGCCAGATGATTGCCAATGCCACCTACGAGCCCTTCCTGGTGTATGGCTGCGTCGGCCTGATGTATTTCGCCCTGTGCTTTCCGCTGTCGGTATGGAGCCGCAACCTTGAACGAAAACTCAGCCCCAGGCGCTGA
- the tkt gene encoding transketolase: MAKNEMMANAIRALAMDAVQQANSGHPGAPMGMADMAVALWGDHLRHNPTNPHWMDRDRFVLSNGHASMLIYAVLHLTGYQLPISELKNFRQFGSKTPGHPEVDVTPGIETTTGPLGQGLTNAVGMALAEKLLAKEFNREGHTVVGHNTYVFMGDGCLMEGISHEAAALAGAWKLDKLIALYDDNGISIDGQVEPWFIDNTAQRFAAYGWNVIGPVDGHDADAVSAAIAEAKKASGKPTLVICKTHIGKGSPNRANTAKAHGEPLGAEEIGLTRAALNWPHTPFKIPKESMAAWDAKAQGRKLEAEWDKTFAAYKKAHPELAAEFVRRMKGELPKSFAQLAVDTVVGAHTRAETVASRKASQLALESFTAGLPELLGGSADLTGSNLTNTKSTPSLRFDASGDVVQIEAANGSLVGGRHINYGVREFGMAAIMNGVALHGGFIPYGGTFLTFSDYSRNAIRMAALMKLRVVHVFTHDSIGLGEDGPTHQSIEHAASLRLIPNLDVWRPGDTAETAVAWAVALENKTRPTALLLSRQNLPYAPKDDVGQISKGAYVLAEPEEVGMKKKAQAVIIATGSEVQLALKAQELLAAQKIAVRVVSMPSTTTFDRQDTAYKSKILPEGLPRIAVEMGVTDGWWKYGCAAVIGIDTFGESAPAAVLFEHFGFTPANVAATVRKVLRKK, encoded by the coding sequence ATGGCCAAAAACGAAATGATGGCGAATGCGATACGCGCACTCGCAATGGACGCCGTACAACAAGCCAATTCGGGTCATCCCGGCGCCCCCATGGGCATGGCCGACATGGCCGTGGCCCTCTGGGGCGACCACCTCCGGCACAACCCCACCAATCCGCACTGGATGGACCGCGACCGCTTCGTGCTGAGCAACGGCCATGCGTCGATGCTGATTTACGCGGTGCTGCACCTGACCGGCTACCAGCTGCCGATCAGCGAACTGAAAAACTTCCGCCAGTTCGGCTCCAAGACCCCCGGCCACCCTGAAGTGGACGTGACGCCCGGCATCGAGACCACCACCGGCCCGCTCGGCCAGGGTCTGACCAATGCGGTCGGCATGGCGCTGGCTGAAAAGCTGCTGGCCAAGGAGTTCAACCGCGAAGGCCACACGGTCGTCGGCCACAACACCTACGTGTTCATGGGCGACGGCTGCCTGATGGAAGGCATCAGCCACGAGGCCGCCGCGCTGGCCGGCGCCTGGAAGCTGGACAAGCTGATCGCGCTGTACGACGACAACGGCATTTCGATTGACGGCCAGGTCGAGCCCTGGTTCATCGACAACACCGCGCAGCGTTTTGCCGCCTACGGCTGGAACGTGATTGGCCCGGTCGATGGCCATGACGCCGACGCCGTGTCCGCCGCGATTGCCGAGGCCAAGAAGGCATCCGGCAAGCCGACGCTGGTGATCTGCAAGACGCACATCGGCAAGGGTTCGCCGAACCGCGCCAACACCGCCAAGGCGCACGGCGAACCGCTGGGCGCCGAGGAAATCGGCCTGACCCGCGCCGCGCTCAACTGGCCGCACACGCCTTTCAAGATTCCCAAGGAAAGCATGGCCGCCTGGGATGCCAAGGCCCAGGGCCGCAAGCTCGAAGCCGAATGGGACAAGACCTTTGCCGCCTACAAAAAGGCGCATCCCGAACTGGCCGCGGAATTCGTGCGCCGCATGAAGGGCGAGCTGCCCAAGAGCTTTGCGCAGCTGGCCGTCGATACCGTCGTCGGTGCGCATACCCGGGCCGAAACCGTGGCTTCGCGCAAGGCCTCGCAGCTGGCGCTCGAATCCTTCACCGCCGGCCTGCCCGAGTTGCTGGGCGGCTCGGCCGACCTGACCGGCTCAAACCTGACCAACACCAAGTCCACGCCCAGCCTGCGCTTTGACGCCAGCGGCGACGTGGTGCAGATCGAGGCCGCCAACGGCAGCCTGGTCGGCGGGCGCCACATCAACTACGGCGTGCGCGAGTTCGGCATGGCCGCCATCATGAACGGCGTGGCGCTGCATGGCGGCTTCATCCCCTACGGCGGCACCTTTTTGACCTTCAGCGATTACTCGCGCAATGCCATCCGCATGGCCGCGCTGATGAAGCTGCGCGTGGTGCATGTGTTCACGCACGACTCCATCGGCCTGGGCGAAGACGGCCCGACGCACCAGTCCATCGAGCATGCCGCCAGCCTGCGCCTGATTCCGAACCTGGACGTCTGGCGTCCGGGCGATACCGCTGAAACCGCCGTGGCCTGGGCCGTGGCGCTGGAAAACAAGACCCGGCCCACGGCCTTGCTGCTGAGCCGCCAGAACCTGCCGTATGCGCCGAAAGACGATGTCGGCCAGATCAGCAAGGGCGCCTACGTGCTGGCCGAGCCGGAAGAAGTCGGCATGAAGAAAAAGGCGCAGGCCGTCATCATTGCCACCGGCTCCGAAGTGCAGCTGGCGCTGAAGGCGCAGGAACTGCTGGCCGCCCAGAAGATCGCGGTGCGCGTGGTGTCGATGCCTAGCACGACCACGTTCGACCGCCAGGACACGGCCTACAAATCGAAAATCCTGCCCGAAGGCCTGCCGCGCATCGCGGTGGAAATGGGCGTGACCGATGGCTGGTGGAAATACGGCTGCGCGGCGGTCATTGGCATTGACACCTTCGGCGAATCAGCGCCGGCCGCCGTGCTGTTCGAGCACTTCGGTTTCACGCCAGCCAATGTGGCCGCGACCGTGCGCAAGGTGCTGCGGAAAAAATAA
- a CDS encoding glutaredoxin family protein, which translates to MKTFIRFFFRTLRVVLGPVVLLKETLTRPKGVVRIQAAQDKVNRQCKSLVLYQYKTCPFCSKVRQEMSRLSLNIKRIDAQPEGPDRQELLKGSGQTKVPCLRITDKAGKSQWLYDSDKIVAYLRERFVAA; encoded by the coding sequence ATGAAAACTTTTATCCGATTCTTTTTTAGAACCCTGCGCGTCGTCCTCGGTCCGGTGGTGCTGCTCAAGGAAACCCTCACCCGCCCCAAGGGCGTGGTGCGCATCCAGGCCGCGCAGGACAAGGTCAACCGGCAATGCAAGTCGCTGGTGCTGTACCAGTACAAGACCTGCCCTTTCTGCAGCAAGGTCCGGCAGGAAATGAGCCGCCTGTCATTGAACATCAAGCGCATCGACGCACAGCCTGAAGGCCCGGACCGTCAGGAATTGCTCAAAGGCAGTGGCCAGACCAAGGTGCCCTGCTTGAGAATCACCGATAAAGCCGGCAAGAGCCAGTGGCTCTACGATTCGGACAAGATCGTGGCGTATTTGCGGGAGCGGTTTGTGGCGGCTTGA
- a CDS encoding GntR family transcriptional regulator, with protein sequence MKPAAAVHQSSARVPGEDLSRNESAYARLKDALVTLAYKPGEYLNTAQVMERFGLGRTPINQALHRLSAEGLVQIIPRKGAMAAPLSINDALELIEVRQVNEMLCMRLAAAAITGHELQELEAIAQDFENAAGQRDVVALMNTDRLFHEKIAQAARNTMLQDILSVLHARSQRFWAISFTTEGHVDEVMAEHRAIVAALASHDAQAATEAARTHILSFKSSLLNLSRS encoded by the coding sequence ATGAAACCTGCTGCAGCCGTCCATCAGTCTTCTGCCCGTGTACCGGGCGAGGATCTGTCCCGCAATGAATCCGCCTACGCACGCCTGAAGGACGCGCTGGTGACGCTGGCCTACAAACCGGGTGAATACCTGAACACGGCGCAGGTGATGGAGCGTTTTGGCCTGGGCCGAACCCCCATCAACCAGGCGCTGCACCGGCTGTCCGCCGAGGGGCTGGTGCAGATCATTCCGCGCAAGGGCGCGATGGCCGCGCCGCTGTCGATCAACGACGCGCTGGAGTTGATCGAGGTGCGCCAGGTCAACGAGATGCTGTGCATGCGCCTGGCCGCCGCCGCCATCACCGGCCACGAACTCCAGGAACTCGAAGCCATTGCCCAGGATTTCGAAAACGCCGCCGGGCAGCGCGACGTGGTGGCGCTGATGAACACCGACCGCCTGTTCCACGAAAAAATTGCGCAGGCCGCCCGCAACACCATGCTGCAAGACATCCTGAGCGTGCTGCACGCCCGCTCCCAGCGGTTCTGGGCCATCTCGTTTACAACCGAGGGCCATGTGGACGAGGTGATGGCCGAGCACCGTGCCATCGTTGCGGCCCTGGCCAGCCATGATGCGCAAGCGGCAACCGAGGCGGCCAGAACGCACATCCTCTCGTTCAAGTCGTCGCTGCTGAATCTGTCGCGGTCGTGA
- a CDS encoding CBS domain-containing protein has translation MTTVSEVMTRGARSLRPTDTVVQAAQAMEELNVGVIPVCAGDKLIGMVTDRDIVVRGVAQGLDAKTTALADVMSSHVRTAREDDDVEDVLDIMGENQIRRMPVVDAQDRLIGILSIGDIAAKDPDVDADVATSLGNISSPAEPDR, from the coding sequence ATGACAACCGTTTCAGAAGTCATGACCCGTGGCGCGCGCAGCCTGCGCCCGACCGATACCGTGGTGCAAGCCGCGCAGGCCATGGAGGAACTCAATGTGGGCGTGATTCCCGTCTGCGCGGGCGACAAACTGATCGGCATGGTGACCGACCGCGACATCGTCGTTCGCGGCGTGGCCCAGGGACTCGATGCCAAAACGACGGCGCTGGCCGACGTGATGAGCAGCCATGTGCGCACCGCGCGCGAAGACGATGATGTGGAGGACGTCCTCGACATCATGGGCGAAAACCAGATTCGCCGCATGCCGGTGGTGGACGCGCAGGACAGGCTGATCGGCATCCTTTCCATCGGTGACATTGCCGCCAAGGACCCGGATGTCGATGCCGATGTGGCCACCTCGCTGGGCAATATTTCATCGCCCGCCGAACCGGACCGCTGA
- the gap gene encoding type I glyceraldehyde-3-phosphate dehydrogenase: MTIKMGINGFGRIGRNVLRAAVQNFSDIEIVAINDLLEPEYLAYMLQYDSVHGRFKGEVSVEGNTLIVNGKRIRLTQERDPLNLKWAEVGADVVLEATGLFLDKAAGEKHLAAGAKKVIFSAPSKDDTPMFVFGVNDKTYDGQAIISNASCTTNCLAPVAKVLNDKWGIKRGLMTTVHAATATQKTVDGPSNKDWRGGRGILENIIPSSTGAAKAVGVVIPELNKKLTGMSFRVPTSDVSVVDLTCELNSEATLKEICAEMKAQSEGALKGVLGYTEDKVVATDFRGDTRTSIFDADASIALDGTFVKIVAWYDNEWGYSNKCLEMARVVSK, encoded by the coding sequence ATGACTATCAAGATGGGTATTAACGGCTTCGGCCGCATTGGCCGCAACGTGTTGCGCGCCGCCGTGCAGAACTTCAGCGACATCGAGATCGTCGCCATCAACGATTTATTGGAGCCCGAGTACCTGGCCTACATGCTGCAGTACGACTCGGTGCATGGCCGCTTCAAGGGCGAGGTTTCGGTCGAAGGCAACACCCTGATCGTCAACGGCAAGCGCATCCGCCTGACGCAGGAGCGCGACCCGCTGAACCTCAAGTGGGCCGAAGTCGGCGCCGACGTGGTGCTGGAAGCCACCGGGCTGTTCCTGGACAAGGCCGCCGGTGAAAAGCACCTGGCCGCCGGGGCCAAGAAGGTGATCTTCTCGGCTCCAAGCAAGGACGACACACCGATGTTCGTCTTCGGCGTGAACGACAAGACGTATGACGGCCAGGCCATCATCAGCAACGCGTCCTGCACGACCAACTGCCTGGCGCCTGTCGCCAAGGTGCTCAACGACAAATGGGGCATCAAGCGCGGCCTGATGACCACGGTGCATGCGGCCACGGCCACGCAAAAGACGGTGGACGGCCCTTCAAACAAGGACTGGCGCGGCGGACGCGGCATCCTGGAAAACATCATTCCCTCGTCCACCGGCGCGGCCAAGGCCGTCGGCGTGGTCATCCCCGAGCTGAACAAGAAGCTCACGGGCATGTCCTTCCGCGTGCCGACCAGCGACGTGTCGGTGGTCGATCTGACCTGCGAATTGAACAGCGAAGCGACGCTCAAGGAAATCTGCGCCGAGATGAAGGCGCAAAGCGAAGGTGCGCTCAAGGGCGTGCTGGGCTACACCGAGGATAAGGTCGTCGCCACCGATTTCCGGGGCGACACGCGCACCTCGATCTTTGACGCGGACGCGAGCATCGCGCTGGACGGCACCTTCGTGAAGATCGTCGCCTGGTACGACAACGAATGGGGCTACTCGAACAAGTGCCTGGAGATGGCGCGCGTCGTGTCGAAGTAA
- the murU gene encoding N-acetylmuramate alpha-1-phosphate uridylyltransferase MurU, whose amino-acid sequence MNPPIKAMILAAGRGERMRPLTDHCPKPLLQVRGKALIDWHAEALARGGFNELVVNTAWLGEQISSHLGLLRNTGWHEQLSFSYSHEGDDFGYALETAGGIARALPLLGDVFWLLASDVFVPGFEFSPEAADRFIASGKLAHLWLVPNPAHNPRGDFGLSADGLALNLAADDPAPRYTYSTIGLYRRELFDTLAFGNPQGLAVALAPLLRAAMDRQQVSAELYSGAWTDVGTPQRLAELNQIIPN is encoded by the coding sequence ATGAACCCGCCGATCAAGGCCATGATCCTGGCCGCCGGGCGCGGCGAGCGCATGCGGCCGCTGACCGACCATTGCCCCAAGCCCTTGCTGCAGGTGCGGGGCAAGGCGCTGATCGACTGGCATGCAGAGGCACTGGCACGCGGCGGCTTCAACGAGCTGGTCGTCAACACCGCCTGGCTGGGCGAGCAGATTTCAAGCCATTTAGGCCTTTTGCGCAATACTGGCTGGCATGAACAGCTATCATTTTCATACTCGCACGAAGGCGATGACTTCGGCTATGCGCTCGAAACGGCCGGCGGCATTGCGCGTGCGCTGCCGCTGCTGGGCGATGTGTTCTGGCTGCTGGCGAGCGATGTGTTCGTGCCCGGATTCGAGTTCTCGCCAGAAGCCGCCGACCGCTTCATCGCCAGCGGCAAGCTCGCCCACCTGTGGCTGGTGCCCAATCCGGCGCACAACCCGCGCGGCGATTTCGGCCTGAGCGCTGACGGCCTGGCGCTGAACCTGGCCGCCGACGACCCGGCGCCGCGCTACACCTATAGCACCATCGGCCTGTACCGGCGCGAACTGTTCGACACGCTGGCCTTTGGCAACCCGCAAGGCTTGGCGGTCGCGCTGGCGCCGCTCTTGCGCGCGGCGATGGACCGCCAGCAGGTCAGCGCCGAGCTGTATTCGGGCGCCTGGACCGACGTGGGCACGCCGCAGCGGCTCGCCGAACTGAACCAAATTATTCCGAACTGA
- a CDS encoding DUF2848 domain-containing protein produces the protein MTLIFDLPPENAAQPLRIEVDRLVIAGWTGRDAHAIEHHIGELEAIGVPRPSAVPLFYRVAANQLSQAGSVQVVGDGTSGEAEPFLFFHAGEFFVSIASDHTDRALETHSVALSKQICPKPVARSAWRLADVQDHWDELVLRSWIEEGGEFRLYQEGTLAALREPADLLARYGAGNPAPAEGFAMACGTVGAIGGIRPSPAFRMELFDARLNRRITHAYRCLALPVIA, from the coding sequence ATGACCCTTATTTTTGATCTCCCCCCTGAAAACGCCGCCCAGCCCCTGCGGATCGAGGTCGACCGCCTTGTGATCGCTGGCTGGACCGGCCGCGATGCGCACGCCATCGAGCACCATATTGGTGAGCTTGAGGCGATTGGCGTGCCCCGCCCGAGTGCGGTGCCGCTTTTTTACCGTGTCGCGGCCAACCAGCTGAGCCAGGCCGGCAGCGTGCAGGTGGTGGGCGATGGCACTTCCGGCGAAGCGGAGCCTTTCCTCTTCTTCCACGCGGGCGAGTTTTTCGTGTCGATTGCCTCCGACCACACCGACCGCGCGCTGGAAACCCACAGCGTTGCCCTGTCCAAGCAGATTTGCCCCAAGCCGGTGGCGCGCAGTGCGTGGCGGCTGGCCGATGTGCAAGACCATTGGGACGAGTTGGTGTTGCGCTCGTGGATCGAGGAGGGCGGGGAGTTCCGCCTGTACCAGGAAGGCACGCTGGCCGCGCTGCGCGAACCTGCCGATCTGCTGGCGCGCTACGGCGCCGGCAACCCGGCCCCCGCAGAAGGCTTTGCGATGGCCTGCGGCACGGTGGGCGCCATCGGCGGCATCCGTCCGTCGCCCGCCTTTCGCATGGAGCTGTTTGACGCGCGCCTGAACCGCCGCATCACGCATGCCTACCGCTGCCTGGCGCTGCCGGTCATTGCCTGA